From a region of the Triticum aestivum cultivar Chinese Spring chromosome 7D, IWGSC CS RefSeq v2.1, whole genome shotgun sequence genome:
- the LOC123164046 gene encoding zinc finger protein 2-like: MEQASNTHDELSLELTLAAAPRFFLCAYCDRRFLTAQGLGGHQNAHKQERAVARLHRDAAADMRASWAWKAAARMPEGPEDKEPAAGGMVQKCGNSSPERDHELDLSLRL, from the coding sequence ATGGAGCAAGCGAGCAACACGCATGACGAGCTCAGCCTCGAGCTCACCCTGGCCGCAGCACCTCGCTTCTTCCTCTGCGCCTACTGCGACCGCAGGTTCCTCACCGCGCAGGGGCTCGGCGGCCACCAGAACGCGCACAAGCAAGAGCGCGCTGTTGCTAGGCTCCACCGTGATGCCGCCGCTGACATGCGCGCCTCCTGGGCATGGAAGGCTGCTGCTCGGATGCCCGAGGGACCTGAGGACAAGGAGCCCGCTGCGGGTGGCATGGTGCAGAAGTGCGGTAATAGCTCGCCGGAGCGTGACCACGAGCTGGACTTGTCTCTCCGGCTGTAA